The following are from one region of the Verrucomicrobiaceae bacterium genome:
- a CDS encoding serine/threonine protein phosphatase, with the protein MRTLVIGDIHGCSTALDRLLQELAPQREDTLVTLGDYVDRGPDSKGVIQRLIALDSRTQLVPLIGNHELLMLDSRSGIFDYRNWYMVGGANTLASYTDVTGPEWSAVPDAHWHFLEKRCQRYFETETHLFTHATIESAYPLADQKDTWLFWRRFDEAHAHFSGKTLICGHTAQKSGLPAMKPGCICIDTWAFGEGWLTGMDVAREEFIQANQRGELRKLSFEDVAEMRRKL; encoded by the coding sequence ATGCGCACCCTCGTCATCGGCGACATCCACGGCTGCTCCACAGCGCTGGACAGGCTTTTGCAGGAGCTGGCACCGCAGCGTGAGGACACACTCGTCACCCTGGGTGATTACGTGGACCGTGGCCCAGACTCCAAAGGCGTGATCCAGCGGCTCATCGCGCTCGATTCCCGCACACAGCTCGTGCCCCTCATCGGCAATCATGAGCTACTCATGCTCGACTCTCGCAGCGGCATCTTCGACTACAGAAACTGGTACATGGTCGGCGGGGCGAATACCCTGGCCAGCTACACCGATGTGACCGGGCCAGAGTGGAGCGCCGTGCCCGATGCACACTGGCATTTCCTGGAAAAGCGCTGCCAACGCTACTTTGAGACAGAGACACATCTCTTCACCCACGCCACCATCGAGAGTGCCTACCCGCTGGCGGATCAAAAGGACACCTGGCTCTTCTGGCGGCGCTTTGATGAGGCCCACGCTCATTTTTCTGGCAAAACGCTCATCTGTGGTCACACCGCACAAAAGAGCGGACTGCCCGCGATGAAGCCTGGGTGCATCTGCATCGACACCTGGGCCTTTGGCGAGGGCTGGCTCACTGGCATGGATGTGGCACGCGAGGAGTTCATCCAGGCAAATCAGCGCGGCGAGCTGCGGAAGCTATCTTTTGAAGACGTCGCAGAGATGCGGCGCAAGCTCTGA
- a CDS encoding DUF1549 domain-containing protein, which yields MKATLHLSLVAAVCLINSTQAADTSAASKQIDTLLAQSWQKHRITPNPLVDDATFLRRTFLTVVGRIPTLDEAQAFHASIAKDKRAKLIDSLLASEGYVQHFFNYWADVLRAQTQGGAGNTTSENYVNYLRQALRENKPWDQLARELVSSEGTCFDTGAIGYYMRDRGMPLDNLSNTTRIFLGTRMECAQCHDHPFDKWTQKQFFEMAAFTHNMTAGSYRSKGNDSVNKLIRADKSLDKETQDLMRQALQEVFRPLRDTLVVQNKSPIRLPHDYKYPDAKPKEVVPASVMFGKPISLTKESNTVGEFGKWLTSTENPRFTTIIANRLWKRVFGAGIYEQVDEMMDTSVAANPELMRFLEKQMVALHYDMKAYLRILLNTQAFARASEKEVAPGVPYYFQGPVFRRMTAEQVWDSMVALVSPDPEQPNWSARERERRDLANRRDLTAMLDKTEDTLLFDAAKSPQP from the coding sequence ATGAAAGCCACGCTGCATCTCTCGCTCGTCGCCGCTGTCTGCCTCATCAACAGCACCCAAGCCGCTGACACTTCCGCTGCCTCGAAACAGATCGACACCCTGCTCGCACAAAGCTGGCAGAAGCACCGAATCACGCCCAATCCGCTCGTGGATGATGCTACCTTCTTGCGCCGCACGTTTTTGACTGTCGTGGGCCGCATCCCCACTCTGGATGAGGCGCAGGCCTTTCACGCCAGCATCGCCAAGGACAAGCGAGCCAAGCTCATCGATTCACTGCTCGCCTCCGAGGGCTATGTGCAGCACTTTTTCAATTACTGGGCCGATGTGCTCCGTGCGCAGACCCAGGGTGGCGCGGGGAATACCACCTCTGAAAACTACGTCAATTACCTCCGCCAAGCCCTGCGCGAAAACAAGCCCTGGGACCAGCTCGCCCGTGAGCTCGTCTCCAGCGAGGGCACCTGTTTTGACACCGGTGCGATCGGCTACTACATGCGTGACCGCGGCATGCCGCTCGATAATTTATCGAACACCACGCGCATCTTCCTTGGCACCCGCATGGAGTGTGCCCAGTGCCACGACCATCCTTTCGATAAATGGACCCAGAAGCAGTTCTTCGAGATGGCCGCCTTCACGCACAACATGACCGCTGGCAGCTACCGGTCCAAAGGCAACGACAGCGTCAACAAGCTCATCCGTGCGGACAAATCGCTCGATAAAGAAACCCAGGATCTCATGCGGCAGGCGCTCCAAGAGGTCTTCCGCCCGCTGCGTGACACGCTGGTGGTGCAAAACAAGAGCCCCATCCGCCTCCCACATGATTACAAATACCCCGACGCAAAGCCGAAGGAGGTCGTCCCTGCCTCTGTCATGTTTGGCAAGCCCATCTCCCTGACCAAAGAATCCAACACCGTCGGCGAATTCGGCAAATGGCTCACATCGACAGAAAATCCGCGCTTCACCACCATCATCGCCAACCGTCTGTGGAAACGCGTCTTTGGAGCTGGCATCTACGAGCAGGTCGATGAGATGATGGACACCTCTGTCGCTGCGAACCCCGAGCTCATGCGTTTTCTCGAAAAACAAATGGTCGCCCTACATTACGACATGAAGGCCTATTTGCGCATACTGCTCAATACCCAGGCCTTTGCCCGGGCGAGTGAGAAGGAGGTCGCTCCTGGCGTGCCCTATTACTTCCAGGGCCCCGTCTTCCGCCGCATGACCGCCGAGCAGGTCTGGGACTCCATGGTCGCCCTAGTCAGTCCCGATCCTGAGCAGCCCAACTGGTCCGCCCGTGAGCGTGAGCGCCGCGACCTCGCGAACCGCCGCGACCTCACCGCCATGCTCGATAAAACCGAGGACACACTCCTCTTTGATGCTGCCAAGTCGCCGCAGCCATGA
- a CDS encoding DUF1553 domain-containing protein, with protein MKSQNKEFDALRKELDVARAKDDKEKAREIQRRLGESQRILRETVSKCFYEAAKKSNNKEIQAQLAASAGDGPMEMAMMNMMENARVDAKAAPLNDKLISRIKASEALLGLKDPKSIKSYETYQKTLHQTWSRAAELPSPAPRGHFLREFGQSDRDVIENASDEASVPQALTIMNGALLGQITSGWSTFSLNLRKATNNEEKVNTLFLSLYSRLPTAKEKAHMLQTIESYASNKNLWEDITLAALSTQRFIFIE; from the coding sequence ATGAAGTCGCAAAACAAGGAATTCGATGCTCTGCGCAAAGAGCTCGATGTCGCCCGTGCCAAAGACGACAAGGAAAAGGCCCGCGAAATCCAGCGCCGCCTGGGGGAAAGCCAGCGCATCCTGCGGGAAACTGTCTCCAAGTGCTTCTACGAGGCTGCGAAGAAATCCAACAACAAAGAAATCCAGGCCCAGCTCGCCGCCAGCGCCGGAGATGGCCCCATGGAGATGGCGATGATGAACATGATGGAAAATGCCCGCGTCGATGCCAAAGCCGCCCCGCTCAATGACAAGCTCATCAGCCGCATCAAAGCCAGCGAAGCCCTCCTCGGCCTCAAAGACCCAAAGAGCATCAAAAGCTACGAAACCTATCAGAAGACGCTGCATCAGACATGGAGCCGTGCAGCGGAATTGCCCTCCCCAGCCCCACGCGGCCATTTCCTGCGCGAATTCGGCCAAAGTGACCGTGATGTGATCGAAAACGCCTCCGACGAGGCCTCCGTGCCACAAGCGCTCACCATCATGAATGGCGCACTTCTCGGCCAGATCACCAGCGGCTGGTCCACCTTTAGCCTGAACCTACGTAAGGCCACCAACAACGAGGAGAAGGTCAATACTCTCTTCCTCAGCCTCTACTCACGTCTCCCCACGGCGAAGGAAAAAGCCCACATGCTGCAAACCATCGAAAGCTACGCCTCCAACAAAAACCTCTGGGAAGACATCACCCTCGCTGCCCTCAGCACACAGCGATTCATCTTTATCGAGTGA
- a CDS encoding DUF167 domain-containing protein, translating to MSDSAQLTVRVTPNARASAFAGWTADEKGRPVLLIKLAAPPVDGKANTELIRFLAEELDCSKSQQRPGFYLICLLMLAMLVLTLYLAWKLPMAEELARMRSPEVPGASTPRPQATPLP from the coding sequence ATGTCAGACTCCGCCCAGCTCACCGTCCGCGTCACGCCCAATGCCCGTGCATCCGCCTTCGCAGGCTGGACTGCGGATGAAAAAGGCCGTCCCGTGCTCCTCATCAAACTCGCCGCTCCACCCGTCGATGGAAAGGCGAACACGGAGCTCATTCGCTTCCTCGCCGAAGAGCTCGACTGCTCGAAAAGCCAACAACGCCCCGGCTTTTATCTCATCTGTCTGCTCATGCTGGCGATGCTGGTGCTGACTCTCTATCTAGCCTGGAAGCTCCCGATGGCAGAGGAATTGGCGCGGATGCGTAGCCCTGAGGTCCCAGGAGCCTCAACTCCACGCCCACAGGCGACACCACTCCCCTAG
- a CDS encoding DUF393 domain-containing protein gives MNCYDAAHDHLLLFDGICHLCDGGVQTLVKIDKHARIRFAPIQSELGTRLYREHGLDPQAPHTMLFITPHGAFRASDAGIEIARALGGWWSLAVIFKALPRSLRDALYYFIARHRYQWFGKHQSCMLPTPELRQRMLS, from the coding sequence ATGAACTGCTACGACGCCGCGCACGATCACCTGCTGCTCTTTGACGGCATTTGCCATCTCTGCGACGGCGGTGTGCAGACCCTCGTCAAGATCGACAAGCACGCACGCATCCGATTTGCGCCGATCCAGAGTGAGCTAGGAACCCGCCTCTATCGTGAGCACGGGCTCGATCCGCAGGCACCGCACACCATGCTCTTCATCACACCCCACGGCGCATTCCGTGCGAGTGATGCCGGGATCGAGATCGCGCGGGCACTGGGCGGCTGGTGGAGCCTCGCGGTGATCTTCAAAGCACTCCCCCGTAGCCTGCGGGATGCGCTGTATTACTTCATCGCTCGCCATCGCTACCAGTGGTTCGGCAAGCACCAGAGCTGCATGCTCCCCACCCCAGAGCTGCGCCAGCGCATGCTTTCCTAA
- a CDS encoding DUF1361 domain-containing protein — protein MSPRIFLLKIAAILFCAALYFTRVLLSGGTYFSFMLWNLFLAALPLGFALLLPRSRVYSRALPLLALWLLFFPNAPYVLTDLIHLRPRVGVPVWFDLTMLLSFSFTALWLGFESLRLVQTWVARHFSHRTAWAGVVLVMPLTGFGIYLGRFLRWNSWDILTRPLALMRSIAAPLMQPTAYAEVWLFTLITAALLTLAYLVWIFAAPSAKEVD, from the coding sequence ATGTCCCCGCGCATCTTTCTGCTGAAAATCGCCGCCATCTTGTTCTGTGCCGCGCTGTACTTTACCCGCGTCCTTCTCAGTGGGGGCACGTACTTCAGTTTCATGCTGTGGAATCTGTTTCTGGCGGCGCTGCCGCTGGGTTTCGCACTACTGCTGCCACGCAGCCGTGTTTACTCGCGGGCGCTGCCGCTGCTGGCGCTATGGCTGCTTTTCTTTCCGAATGCACCCTATGTGCTCACGGATTTGATCCACCTGCGGCCCCGTGTTGGTGTGCCAGTGTGGTTTGACCTCACGATGCTGCTTTCCTTTTCCTTCACGGCACTGTGGCTGGGCTTTGAGTCCCTGCGCCTAGTGCAGACCTGGGTAGCGCGGCATTTCAGCCATCGCACAGCTTGGGCAGGGGTGGTGCTGGTCATGCCTCTGACGGGATTTGGCATCTATTTGGGCCGCTTTTTGCGCTGGAATAGCTGGGACATCCTCACACGGCCACTCGCACTTATGCGCAGCATCGCCGCACCGCTCATGCAGCCTACGGCATATGCGGAGGTATGGCTTTTCACCCTCATCACCGCCGCGCTGCTCACGCTGGCGTATCTCGTGTGGATTTTTGCCGCTCCCTCGGCGAAGGAAGTGGACTGA